The stretch of DNA AATTTGCCTATCTGAAAACTGAATTAAACTTGGTTTTTTCCTAATTTCACATTAATTATTAGCTTACAATGCGCATCAAATTAAATCGATAGTAATTTTATCATCGTTTCTTTTCAGGGTGTGGCTGGAGCTGAAAGAATATTTATCATGTCGAATGCACCACTCACCAGTGTTTTACCATCTGGTGTTGACCTGAATGCATTCCTCGCTCAACATAAggtaattttgaattgtaGTTTGACAACCTTCCTCGAATTCGATTAAAAATGTCTTGCATTTATTGTTTCAGGAACTCGAATTCCTTTCCAAAGTCGATTCTATACCAAGGGGTAGCGGCAGTGTTGGCAAGTCCAGCAGCAGTGCTACCCCCGCCAGTCAAGTTAACATCGATTTTCAGCACAGCCTGGAGAAGTACTTGAGAGACGCGACCCAATTGACTACAGATGACGTCTGTAGCTGGATTCAGGTATGAGTTccctagtttcttttttattttctgattttcattGCCGTTTTGTTTCCCCCATTGCAGAAACAATATGTTGGTGAAGTGAATCCCGCTTTCATTCGTGCCTTGGTCACCGCAGTAACCGAGAGTTCTATTGAAGgtgaggaattttttttactaattgtCGAATAACAATTTTCAATGACAAAATTGTTTGTACATTTAGGACGTGGTACAGACAGTAAACTGAACAACACTGTTTTGAAAAATCGGACGGAGGTGTTGAGGCGGTACGTTGACAACATTGCTGATCGTGAGCTTCAACTGCTTTACGCAGTTCAGACTTTAGTGACCCAGCGACAACACCCCAAAGGTATGTGCTTATAAATTGTGGCAAGATTCGATTTTCTaaacttttgtattttgtaggTTTAATTCAAGGTATCTTCGAGACCCTCTATGACAGTAAGGTCGTTTCAGAAGAGGGCTTTGAGTCGTGGGTGTCTGCCGACGATCCTTTGGAACGTGAAGGCAAAGCTGTGGCACTCAAGATGATCACATCTTTTCTGACGTGGCTGAAGGATGCTGACCCTGAAAGCGATCAAGAGGCGGATGATTTTTGGGACATTTCCGGAGAACTCCAAAATAATGAGGTAAAGTTAATTTAAAGGTTTTTAACCAGCTAATACGTATATGTATATTTTCAAGcagacgaagaagaatttgaCATCTACTGCAATGGATGAGGGGGAAAAGCTGACGACACAGTCACCAAAAAATGCCATTGAACCAGGTAGTAAAGTGTTTATTCCCATATAAGCGGTTAATTAaagcaattttgaattttgtattcattAATGTACTATGGTGTTTGGTTTACTAGAAAGGAGAAAGATCTATAACCGGCTCTTCCTTTTAGAACTACGAAACCATCCATTGTCACTGAAAAGACCGGAAGGTCTGCCCAGTTTGGAAATTGTTCGGAATAAGGTGTGCTATATCATTTCAACATATGCGACTCTTACTATTTCACAAAATTAAAGgctaagaaaataaatgggCAACGAACTCGATCTTTGCCAGTTTGCCTATAGCCATAACAATTTTTTAGCAAGTAATGTAAAGCGATGATATTTAGATGAAACGAGATAAAATAATCGCTGCTGGAATATTCATACATCAGAAGCAGTCTCAACAAACACCAAACGCTCATAATACCGAGAATAATACCTATTGTTTTGAGGATCTTTCTAAGAGTAAGTgaagaaacctttttttttcttgcgtgTAAGTACTGTTTTCATGATGCAGAACCATATTTTCACCTTTGATCACCCTATCTATTTACTCTCCATGTATGCAATTAATGTGTTGAcaagtaaaaacaattttctacTTTTGCAGCTTCGTTGGAAGTGGATAAAAAATTAGCCATGCCAAATCCTGGCCCACTGCAGGGTAGACAAACTAAGGGAAATAACCAAGTAAGTTTATCACTCCCTGTCAAATAATACAGATGATCACAAATAGATAATTACTCTATTATTTAAGTTTTTCGGTCGTCAGATACGTCCGGGAAATCAGCACATGCCTAGACCCCCTATGGCAGAGGGTACCATTAATCCCAATCACCCACCCAATGCTCCTCAGGCCTTACCTTACCCTGGGATGACTGTAAGTATTTTATTCTTAGCTTTTATAGTAATGGGTGGTTGGTTAATGCATTGCTTTTCATATAACAGCAACCCTTACTTTTCGTCATTGGAGATCAATTCAGCAAGCAAGTGAGTTTCTAATTTCACTAAAATtggctttttatttgatttgaaatgatgaaaaaacacGACGGTCTTCTGACTAATATACTTGAAGACAAAACTTATCTCACATACtgatcaattttttattataaaccTTCGGGTGTGATGTGGTATCTTGATACTTATATTGAGCCAactgtttccttcttttgcaGTCGCCCTATTTATCGTACCCGGCGAATCCTCCAGCGTCTTATCCGCAATCAGGGAACCTGCCTCCCGGAAATGTGTCGGTGAGTTTcttaacccttttttttctctcttttggctGGTGGAATGCAATATTTTCCGTCGCTGGTTCAGTTCGGGTCCGGTTGATCGTGTCCGGTTCTGTTCCGACAGTCGAGAAAGAACTGTGGTTGATATTGCAAGTTCCTAAAATTTAATGGTTTGGTTCATGCAGTCAAAAGTTTTCAAGTCTTAGGACCTTTATTGGTCGTGTTGCACGGGGATTTACAGTTCAATAATGTATCATTCTGCTCAGCAACCAGTGCGTGTGCCAAGTTTGGTATGGCAGGCAGTAAGTCTGGTGTCGGCCCACATTTATCCTTCAAACATATGTTGTAAccattcttttccttccttctttttttcgatcaGTTCCAGCAACCACGAGCAGCTCAGCAAACGTATGGTTACAGACAGACGCCCCCATACCCGACTTTTCCTATGAAGAGTACTCCAGGTAATGTTAAGAGATTTGACATGATTTGCTCTGCTTCACCAAAGCTATAATTAttgatttgtgtttttatcTAGCTGTTTTTTACCAATCAGAGCCTCAACCCCAGCAacctcaacaacaaccccaacagcagcagccccaaCAAACCCAGCAGCCCCAACAGCCACAGCAAGTCCCTGTCGCTCCACCACCGATTGCCCAACCGCGTGAAAGTTCTGGATCATCCCGGAGGGCAAGGTCAAGTAACTTGTGTATTGTTGACCCCAATACTAATAGGGACGTCTTAACCGGTGAGGAAGTGTTGGTCAGTACGTCAGTCGTGGTTACTCCAACCACTACTACGCCTCCAAATTAGGTTTTGGCGATCCTTTTTTCGATCATCTCCCCCCTCCTGGATCGCATGACATGTTTATGTAAAAACATTGTCCAAAATTACGGTTAGTGGGTTGTGTGAGGCGGATGAAAACTGTCGATCAGTTTGAATAATCTAAAAATGTAAGCAAATGTAATACCTTGATGTGTTGTAACAAAGGAAGCGTGTATcttatgtttatttttcacttaCCCAATAcagaaatttcaaagtttGAATAGGCTTGCGTGTAAGTATTATCTGTATTATTTATCTTTGTTCTTTATCTTAAAACGCTTGATCAGCAAAACCTGAAAACTCGGacgaaaaggacaaaaaaagtATTCTTGTAgtagtaaaaataaatcgaaGGAGCCGTGTTTCGGAATTTCATCTTTACTAACCGCATTTTGCAGTTTTATCCAGCGCTGTATCATGTCTCAACCGGCCTATTCAACAGCGACGTGTGAGAGATTATTccttatcttatcttttattatcCAGGTAACAAGCGATGACTCATTACGCAcaattacaaataaataaactctttatgattttttttttagttacgaGACGATTCAGCTCGCTGTAGGTCGCGCCAGGATTTTTGATATAATCATGGCTATTTCTTTGCCATTTGATTTGCCCGCAAACTTGAAAAGTATGCAACCGTATCTGGAGATGGCCACTGATTATGAATCCAAGGATCCGTGCATTAGTTACTGGTGTAATTAATCTTGAAAAATCTGTCTCcacatttgtatttaaatttttgtcattCAAAGGCCGGTTGTATGTTCTAAAGCAAGGATTTATCCTGAAAAGAGTAGAAGATGATCTCTCATTTTTGCTCGTTTTGA from Daphnia pulex isolate KAP4 chromosome 4, ASM2113471v1 encodes:
- the LOC124192564 gene encoding uncharacterized protein LOC124192564 isoform X1, whose protein sequence is MGDRDSLPANLKSMQPYLDMATDYESMDPFISYWCRLYVLKQGFILARVEDLPFLLVLMELLEKNKQDLQSKIETTDIPAARAHLQGVVQKLLSWAENVPPLLSLTNVVAKAFESAGMLLDVCSIFGEPNEGEFEKKKFTDPHQANLHSEFQSESTTKKSNIHSQDIGKLSGGISGELQNDEGVAGAERIFIMSNAPLTSVLPSGVDLNAFLAQHKELEFLSKVDSIPRGSGSVGKSSSSATPASQVNIDFQHSLEKYLRDATQLTTDDVCSWIQKQYVGEVNPAFIRALVTAVTESSIEGRGTDSKLNNTVLKNRTEVLRRYVDNIADRELQLLYAVQTLVTQRQHPKGLIQGIFETLYDSKVVSEEGFESWVSADDPLEREGKAVALKMITSFLTWLKDADPESDQEADDFWDISGELQNNETKKNLTSTAMDEGEKLTTQSPKNAIEPERRKIYNRLFLLELRNHPLSLKRPEGLPSLEIVRNKMKRDKIIAAGIFIHQKQSQQTPNAHNTENNTYCFEDLSKTSLEVDKKLAMPNPGPLQGRQTKGNNQFFGRQIRPGNQHMPRPPMAEGTINPNHPPNAPQALPYPGMTQPLLFVIGDQFSKQSPYLSYPANPPASYPQSGNLPPGNVSFQQPRAAQQTYGYRQTPPYPTFPMKSTPAVFYQSEPQPQQPQQQPQQQQPQQTQQPQQPQQVPVAPPPIAQPRESSGSSRRARSSNLCIVDPNTNRDVLTGEEVLVSTSVVVTPTTTTPPN
- the LOC124192564 gene encoding uncharacterized protein LOC124192564 isoform X4, whose translation is MGDRDSLPANLKSMQPYLDMATDYESMDPFISYWCRLYVLKQGFILARVEDLPFLLVLMELLEKNKQDLQSKIETTDIPAARAHLQGVVQKLLSWAENVPPLLSLTNVVAKAFESAGMLLDVCSIFGEPNEGEFEKKKFTDPHQANLHSEFQSESTTKKSNIHSQDIGKLSGGISGELQNDEGVAGAERIFIMSNAPLTSVLPSGVDLNAFLAQHKELEFLSKVDSIPRGSGSVGKSSSSATPASQVNIDFQHSLEKYLRDATQLTTDDVCSWIQKQYVGEVNPAFIRALVTAVTESSIEGRGTDSKLNNTVLKNRTEVLRRYVDNIADRELQLLYAVQTLVTQRQHPKGLIQGIFETLYDSKVVSEEGFESWVSADDPLEREGKAVALKMITSFLTWLKDADPESDQEADDFWDISGELQNNETKKNLTSTAMDEGEKLTTQSPKNAIEPERRKIYNRLFLLELRNHPLSLKRPEGLPSLEIVRNKMKRDKIIAAGIFIHQKQSQQTPNAHNTENNTYCFEDLSKTSLEVDKKLAMPNPGPLQGRQTKGNNQFFGRQIRPGNQHMPRPPMAEGTINPNHPPNAPQALPYPGMTQPLLFVIGDQFSKQSPYLSYPANPPASYPQSGNLPPGNVSFQQPRAAQQTYGYRQTPPYPTFPMKSTPASTPATSTTTPTAAAPTNPAAPTATASPCRSTTDCPTA
- the LOC124192564 gene encoding uncharacterized protein LOC124192564 isoform X6, whose product is MGDRDSLPANLKSMQPYLDMATDYESMDPFISYWCRLYVLKQGFILARVEDLPFLLVLMELLEKNKQDLQSKIETTDIPAARAHLQGVVQKLLSWAENVPPLLSLTNVVAKAFESAGMLLDVCSIFGEPNEGEFEKKKFTDPHQANLHSEFQSESTTKKSNIHSQDIGKLSGGISGELQNDEGVAGAERIFIMSNAPLTSVLPSGVDLNAFLAQHKELEFLSKVDSIPRGSGSVGKSSSSATPASQVNIDFQHSLEKYLRDATQLTTDDVCSWIQKQYVGEVNPAFIRALVTAVTESSIEGRGTDSKLNNTVLKNRTEVLRRYVDNIADRELQLLYAVQTLVTQRQHPKGLIQGIFETLYDSKVVSEEGFESWVSADDPLEREGKAVALKMITSFLTWLKDADPESDQEADDFWDISGELQNNETKKNLTSTAMDEGEKLTTQSPKNAIEPERRKIYNRLFLLELRNHPLSLKRPEGLPSLEIVRNKMKRDKIIAAGIFIHQKQSQQTPNAHNTENNTYCFEDLSKTSLEVDKKLAMPNPGPLQGRQTKGNNQFFGRQIRPGNQHMPRPPMAEGTINPNHPPNAPQALPYPGMTQPLLFVIGDQFSKQSPYLSYPANPPASYPQSGNLPPGNVSSKVFKS
- the LOC124192564 gene encoding uncharacterized protein LOC124192564 isoform X7 gives rise to the protein MGDRDSLPANLKSMQPYLDMATDYESMDPFISYWCRLYVLKQGFILARVEDLPFLLVLMELLEKNKQDLQSKIETTDIPAARAHLQGVVQKLLSWAENVPPLLSLTNVVAKAFESAGMLLDVCSIFGEPNEGEFEKKKFTDPHQANLHSEFQSESTTKKSNIHSQDIGKLSGGISGELQNDEGVAGAERIFIMSNAPLTSVLPSGVDLNAFLAQHKELEFLSKVDSIPRGSGSVGKSSSSATPASQVNIDFQHSLEKYLRDATQLTTDDVCSWIQKQYVGEVNPAFIRALVTAVTESSIEGRGTDSKLNNTVLKNRTEVLRRYVDNIADRELQLLYAVQTLVTQRQHPKGLIQGIFETLYDSKVVSEEGFESWVSADDPLEREGKAVALKMITSFLTWLKDADPESDQEADDFWDISGELQNNETKKNLTSTAMDEGEKLTTQSPKNAIEPERRKIYNRLFLLELRNHPLSLKRPEGLPSLEIVRNKMKRDKIIAAGIFIHQKQSQQTPNAHNTENNTYCFEDLSKTSLEVDKKLAMPNPGPLQGRQTKGNNQFFGRQIRPGNQHMPRPPMAEGTINPNHPPNAPQALPYPGMTSPYLSYPANPPASYPQSGNLPPGNVSSKVFKS
- the LOC124192564 gene encoding uncharacterized protein LOC124192564 isoform X5, whose amino-acid sequence is MGDRDSLPANLKSMQPYLDMATDYESMDPFISYWCRLYVLKQGFILARVEDLPFLLVLMELLEKNKQDLQSKIETTDIPAARAHLQGVVQKLLSWAENVPPLLSLTNVVAKAFESAGMLLDVCSIFGEPNEGEFEKKKFTDPHQANLHSEFQSESTTKKSNIHSQDIGKLSGGISGELQNDEGVAGAERIFIMSNAPLTSVLPSGVDLNAFLAQHKELEFLSKVDSIPRGSGSVGKSSSSATPASQVNIDFQHSLEKYLRDATQLTTDDVCSWIQKQYVGEVNPAFIRALVTAVTESSIEGRGTDSKLNNTVLKNRTEVLRRYVDNIADRELQLLYAVQTLVTQRQHPKGLIQGIFETLYDSKVVSEEGFESWVSADDPLEREGKAVALKMITSFLTWLKDADPESDQEADDFWDISGELQNNETKKNLTSTAMDEGEKLTTQSPKNAIEPERRKIYNRLFLLELRNHPLSLKRPEGLPSLEIVRNKFFGRQIRPGNQHMPRPPMAEGTINPNHPPNAPQALPYPGMTQPLLFVIGDQFSKQSPYLSYPANPPASYPQSGNLPPGNVSFQQPRAAQQTYGYRQTPPYPTFPMKSTPAVFYQSEPQPQQPQQQPQQQQPQQTQQPQQPQQVPVAPPPIAQPRESSGSSRRARSSNLCIVDPNTNRDVLTGEEVLVSTSVVVTPTTTTPPN
- the LOC124192564 gene encoding uncharacterized protein LOC124192564 isoform X3: MGDRDSLPANLKSMQPYLDMATDYESMDPFISYWCRLYVLKQGFILARVEDLPFLLVLMELLEKNKQDLQSKIETTDIPAARAHLQGVVQKLLSWAENVPPLLSLTNVVAKAFESAGMLLDVCSIFGEPNEGEFEKKKFTDPHQANLHSEFQSESTTKKSNIHSQDIGKLSGGISGELQNDEGVAGAERIFIMSNAPLTSVLPSGVDLNAFLAQHKELEFLSKVDSIPRGSGSVGKSSSSATPASQVNIDFQHSLEKYLRDATQLTTDDVCSWIQKQYVGEVNPAFIRALVTAVTESSIEGRGTDSKLNNTVLKNRTEVLRRYVDNIADRELQLLYAVQTLVTQRQHPKGLIQGIFETLYDSKVVSEEGFESWVSADDPLEREGKAVALKMITSFLTWLKDADPESDQEADDFWDISGELQNNETKKNLTSTAMDEGEKLTTQSPKNAIEPERRKIYNRLFLLELRNHPLSLKRPEGLPSLEIVRNKMKRDKIIAAGIFIHQKQSQQTPNAHNTENNTYCFEDLSKTSLEVDKKLAMPNPGPLQGRQTKGNNQFFGRQIRPGNQHMPRPPMAEGTINPNHPPNAPQALPYPGMTSPYLSYPANPPASYPQSGNLPPGNVSFQQPRAAQQTYGYRQTPPYPTFPMKSTPAVFYQSEPQPQQPQQQPQQQQPQQTQQPQQPQQVPVAPPPIAQPRESSGSSRRARSSNLCIVDPNTNRDVLTGEEVLVSTSVVVTPTTTTPPN
- the LOC124192564 gene encoding uncharacterized protein LOC124192564 isoform X2; this encodes MGDRDSLPANLKSMQPYLDMATDYESMDPFISYWCRLYVLKQGFILARVEDLPFLLVLMELLEKNKQDLQSKIETTDIPAARAHLQGVVQKLLSWAENVPPLLSLTNVVAKAFESAGMLLDVCSIFGEPNEGEFEKKKFTDPHQANLHSEFQSESTTKKSNIHSQDIGKLSGGISGELQNDEAGAERIFIMSNAPLTSVLPSGVDLNAFLAQHKELEFLSKVDSIPRGSGSVGKSSSSATPASQVNIDFQHSLEKYLRDATQLTTDDVCSWIQKQYVGEVNPAFIRALVTAVTESSIEGRGTDSKLNNTVLKNRTEVLRRYVDNIADRELQLLYAVQTLVTQRQHPKGLIQGIFETLYDSKVVSEEGFESWVSADDPLEREGKAVALKMITSFLTWLKDADPESDQEADDFWDISGELQNNETKKNLTSTAMDEGEKLTTQSPKNAIEPERRKIYNRLFLLELRNHPLSLKRPEGLPSLEIVRNKMKRDKIIAAGIFIHQKQSQQTPNAHNTENNTYCFEDLSKTSLEVDKKLAMPNPGPLQGRQTKGNNQFFGRQIRPGNQHMPRPPMAEGTINPNHPPNAPQALPYPGMTQPLLFVIGDQFSKQSPYLSYPANPPASYPQSGNLPPGNVSFQQPRAAQQTYGYRQTPPYPTFPMKSTPAVFYQSEPQPQQPQQQPQQQQPQQTQQPQQPQQVPVAPPPIAQPRESSGSSRRARSSNLCIVDPNTNRDVLTGEEVLVSTSVVVTPTTTTPPN